In Arachis stenosperma cultivar V10309 chromosome 1, arast.V10309.gnm1.PFL2, whole genome shotgun sequence, one DNA window encodes the following:
- the LOC130971517 gene encoding trans-cinnamate 4-monooxygenase, giving the protein MDLLFLEKVLLALFLAAVVSIAVSKLRGRKFKLPPGPLPVPIFGNWLQVGDDLNHRNLTELAKKFGDIFLLRMGQRNLVVVSSPELAKEVLHTQGVEFGSRTRNVVFDIFTGKGQDMVFTVYGEHWRKMRRIMTVPFFTNKVVQQYRYGWEDEAAKVVEDVKNNPEAATSGTVLRRRLQLMMYNNMFRIMFDRRFESEKDPMFQKLRLLNGERSRLAQSFEYNYGDFIPILRPLLRGYLKICKEVKDTRLKLFKDHFVEERKKLESTKRTHNEGLKCAMDHILDAQKKGEINEDNVLYIVENINVAAIETTLWSIEWGIAELVNHPEIQKKVRDEIDRVLGAGHQITEPDTHKLPYLQAVIKETLRLRMAIPLLVPHMNLHDAKLGGYDIPAESKILVNAWWLANNPAKWNNPQEFRPERFLEEESKVEANGNDFRYLPFGVGRRSCPGIILALPILGITLGRLVQNFELLPPPGQSKLDTTEKGGQFSLHILKHSTIVAKPRSF; this is encoded by the exons ATGGACCTCCTTTTCTTAGAGAAGGTCCTCTTGGCACTCTTCCTCGCCGCCGTCGTCTCCATCGCCGTCTCCAAACTCCGAGGGAGGAAATTCAAGCTCCCGCCGGGACCACTCCCGGTACCGATCTTCGGCAACTGGCTGCAAGTCGGCGACGACCTGAACCACCGGAACCTGACGGAACTGGCGAAGAAATTCGGCGACATCTTCCTCCTCCGCATGGGGCAGCGAAACCTGGTGGTGGTTTCGTCGCCGGAGCTGGCGAAAGAGGTTCTACACACACAAGGCGTTGAATTCGGGTCACGAACCCGAAACGTTGTGTTCGACATCTTCACCGGTAAAGGCCAAGACATGGTCTTCACCGTCTACGGTGAACATTGGCGCAAGATGCGCCGAATCATGACCGTACCATTCTTCACCAACAAG GTGGTGCAGCAGTACCGTTATGGGTGGGAGGATGAGGCGGCGAAAGTGGTGGAGGATGTTAAAAACAACCCGGAAGCGGCGACGAGCGGGACGGTTCTGCGGCGGAGGCTGCAGCTGATGATGTACAACAACATGTTCAGGATAATGTTCGACAGAAGGTTCGAGAGCGAGAAGGATCCAATGTTCCAGAAGCTTCGGCTGCTGAACGGAGAAAGGAGTAGGTTGGCTCAGAGCTTTGAGTATAACTACGGTGACTTCATTCCCATTTTGAGGCCATTATTGAGAGGGTACTTGAAAATATGCAAGGAAGTCAAGGACACTAGGTTGAAGCTCTTCAAGGACCATTTCGTTGAGGAGAGAAA GAAACTAGAGAGCACAAAGAGAACCCACAACGAAGGCCTAAAGTGCGCAATGGATCACATTTTGGATGCACAGAAAAAAGGCGAAATCAATGAGGACAACGTTCTTTACATTGTTGAGAATATTAACGTTGCTG CAATAGAGACAACACTATGGTCAATTGAGTGGGGAATAGCTGAGCTAGTGAACCACCCAGAAATCCAAAAGAAAGTAAGAGATGAAATTGATAGAGTTTTAGGAGCAGGACACCAAATAACTGAGCCAGACACACACAAGCTCCCATACCTTCAAGCAGTCATCAAGGAAACACTAAGGCTAAGAATGGCGATTCCACTCCTTGTTCCACACATGAACCTCCATGATGCAAAGCTTGGTGGCTATGATATCCCTGCTGAGAGCAAGATCTTGGTCAATGCATGGTGGCTTGCTAACAACCCTGCTAAGTGGAACAACCCTCAAGAGTTTAGGCCTGAGAGGTTCTTGGAAGAAGAGTCCAAGGTTGAAGCTAACGGaaatgatttcag GTACCTACCCTTTGGTGTGGGAAGAAGGAGTTGCCCGGGGATCATTCTTGCATTGCCTATACTTGGCATCACATTGGGACGTTTGGTGCAAAACTTTGAGCTCTTACCTCCCCCTGGACAGTCCAAGCTTGACACCACTGAGAAAGGAGGGCAGTTTAGTCTTCACATTCTCAAGCATTCCACCATTGTTGCCAAGCCCAGATCATTTTGA